In Rhodospirillum rubrum ATCC 11170, a genomic segment contains:
- the purC gene encoding phosphoribosylaminoimidazolesuccinocarboxamide synthase gives MARRKQIYEGKAKVLFEGPEPGTLVQYFKDDATAFNNKKHGTITGKGVLNNRISEYLMTRLTEIGVPNHFVRRLNMREQLVRQVEIIPIEVVIRNVAAGSISTKFAIPEGTQLPRSIVEYYYKNDELNDPMVSEEHVTAFGWASVQELDEILSLSLRINDYLSGLFLGVQLRLVDFKLEFGRIYNENGDVQIILADEISPDNCRLWDVTTGEKLDKDRFRRDLGGVAEAYQEVARRLGILPEGGPRDIKGPPVMQ, from the coding sequence ATGGCACGACGCAAGCAGATTTACGAAGGCAAGGCCAAGGTCCTTTTCGAGGGTCCCGAGCCGGGCACGCTCGTCCAGTACTTCAAGGACGACGCGACCGCCTTCAATAACAAGAAGCACGGCACGATCACCGGCAAAGGCGTGCTCAACAACCGCATCAGCGAATACCTGATGACCCGCCTGACCGAGATCGGCGTGCCCAATCACTTCGTGCGGCGGCTGAACATGCGCGAGCAGCTCGTGCGTCAGGTCGAGATCATCCCCATCGAGGTGGTGATCCGCAACGTCGCCGCCGGCTCGATTTCGACCAAATTCGCCATCCCCGAAGGCACCCAGCTGCCGCGTTCGATCGTCGAGTACTATTACAAGAACGACGAATTGAACGATCCGATGGTGTCCGAAGAGCATGTGACCGCCTTCGGCTGGGCCAGCGTTCAGGAACTCGACGAGATCTTGTCGCTGTCGCTGCGCATCAATGATTACCTCTCGGGCCTGTTCCTCGGCGTTCAGCTCCGCCTTGTCGACTTCAAGCTTGAATTCGGCCGGATCTACAACGAGAACGGCGACGTCCAGATCATCCTGGCCGACGAGATTTCGCCCGACAACTGCCGCCTGTGGGATGTCACCACCGGCGAGAAGCTTGATAAGGACCGCTTCCGCCGCGATCTCGGCGGGGTCGCCGAGGCCTATCAGGAAGTGGCCCGCCGCCTGGGCATCCTTCCCGAAGGCGGCCCGCGCGACATCAAGGGTCCGCCCGTGATGCAGTGA
- a CDS encoding helix-turn-helix domain-containing protein, with protein MTPADFKQWRKLLGLSQKEAAEALGLKRRVVQYYEKGERDGDEVSVPKIVRLACWALQSGIADYQGPIAAQDAPPAPGKGGAKRGKKAAKAARDSGAESATDGAATAADSLPDGAGGSDAPRPLAASGPNEAANAVPAAPIAGEAAPLDDAAAAPAAESAAPPKRTATRPARAPKTPRKIKARPASPAAKSPAEDGE; from the coding sequence ATGACACCGGCGGACTTCAAACAGTGGCGCAAGCTTCTGGGACTGTCGCAGAAAGAGGCCGCCGAAGCGCTCGGCCTCAAGCGGCGGGTGGTTCAGTATTATGAAAAGGGCGAGCGCGACGGCGACGAGGTCAGCGTGCCCAAGATCGTCCGCCTCGCCTGCTGGGCCTTGCAGTCCGGGATCGCCGATTACCAGGGGCCCATCGCCGCCCAGGACGCCCCGCCCGCGCCAGGCAAGGGTGGCGCCAAGCGCGGCAAGAAGGCCGCCAAGGCCGCCCGGGACTCGGGAGCGGAGTCGGCTACGGACGGGGCCGCGACCGCGGCGGACTCCCTGCCGGACGGCGCCGGAGGGTCCGACGCCCCCCGCCCTTTAGCCGCCTCCGGGCCAAACGAGGCCGCAAACGCTGTTCCCGCTGCCCCGATCGCCGGCGAGGCCGCCCCTCTGGACGATGCCGCTGCCGCCCCCGCCGCTGAGTCGGCGGCCCCGCCGAAGCGGACCGCCACCCGCCCGGCGCGGGCCCCCAAAACACCGCGCAAAATCAAGGCCCGCCCCGCCTCGCCAGCAGCCAAATCGCCCGCCGAAGACGGGGAGTGA
- a CDS encoding NRDE family protein: MCTVVIDRRPGDPWPLLVAANRDELADRPWLPPARHWPSRPEVIAGLDELAGGTWMGLNDWGVVACVLNREGTLGPLAGRRSRGELVLDALDMADARDAAEALADIDPRAYRPFNLIVADNRDAFWIRHADAEGRAAVEVHPLAEGLTLMTAHDPDDPLDARARAYLPRFRAAPRPDPQLRDGWAPWTHLLGSRDHAVDDGPTAAMCFSLAGGFGTSSSSLIALPAMERIGVDPLYLFAPAPPDQTDYRPVLGGGVPA; the protein is encoded by the coding sequence ATGTGTACCGTGGTCATCGACCGACGCCCTGGCGATCCCTGGCCGCTGCTGGTGGCGGCCAACCGTGACGAACTGGCCGACCGCCCCTGGCTTCCTCCGGCCCGCCACTGGCCGTCGCGTCCGGAAGTGATCGCCGGGCTCGACGAACTGGCCGGCGGGACTTGGATGGGGCTGAACGACTGGGGCGTCGTCGCCTGCGTGCTCAATCGCGAAGGCACCTTGGGGCCGCTGGCCGGCCGGCGCAGCCGGGGCGAGTTGGTGCTTGACGCCCTTGATATGGCCGATGCTCGCGATGCCGCCGAGGCTTTGGCCGATATCGATCCCCGCGCCTACCGCCCCTTCAACCTGATTGTCGCCGATAATCGCGATGCCTTCTGGATCCGCCACGCCGATGCCGAGGGCCGCGCCGCCGTCGAGGTCCACCCCTTGGCCGAGGGACTGACCCTGATGACCGCCCATGATCCGGACGATCCCCTGGACGCCCGCGCCCGCGCCTATCTGCCGCGTTTTCGCGCCGCCCCCCGGCCCGATCCGCAGTTGCGTGATGGCTGGGCGCCCTGGACCCACCTTCTGGGGTCGCGCGACCATGCCGTCGACGACGGACCGACGGCGGCGATGTGCTTTTCCCTGGCCGGTGGCTTTGGAACCTCGAGTTCAAGCCTGATCGCCCTGCCGGCGATGGAGCGGATCGGCGTCGACCCCCTCTATTTATTCGCCCCCGCTCCGCCCGATCAGACGGATTATCGTCCGGTTCTTGGCGGCGGCGTTCCGGCATAA
- a CDS encoding DUF1476 domain-containing protein yields MSNVFDDRKKAFEAKYQHDEEQRFRLVSHRNHLFGLWAAEALGLTGADAETYARGVVEVELTARGEDAVIGRVLGDLAARGIDIGEGRLRIKLEKCQGQAEARERAHPREPF; encoded by the coding sequence ATGAGCAATGTCTTTGACGACCGCAAGAAAGCTTTCGAAGCGAAGTATCAACACGACGAGGAACAGCGTTTTCGTCTGGTCTCTCATCGCAACCATTTGTTCGGGTTATGGGCGGCCGAAGCCCTGGGATTGACCGGGGCCGACGCGGAAACCTATGCCCGGGGCGTGGTCGAAGTCGAACTGACCGCCCGGGGCGAGGATGCGGTGATCGGCCGGGTTCTCGGCGATCTCGCGGCCCGGGGCATTGATATCGGTGAAGGTCGGCTGCGCATCAAGCTTGAGAAATGTCAGGGGCAGGCCGAGGCCCGCGAAAGGGCCCACCCCCGCGAGCCGTTCTGA
- a CDS encoding zinc transporter ZntB, whose translation MVYRKDDDKDATAPPAGAEAPDLLWIVALDGKGGCREVALDDVPALIGGPERLWIHLHRGWPKANRWLKEVLAIPRPARRDLLAESTRPDSAFLGEGVLLNMRGINVNPGADPEDMVSLRLWITTSLIITSRARFILAAKDVRAQLAQGQGPVDCGGVAAALALGLAERMQPFLLELEDAIYALDERDEELRENNPLVEEEIEEGLHQSRIDIVSLRRYLAPQQAALTRLMGHPHPALSAQDREILGAALATFTRYVEDLDSLREQAALLRDRIQQRAQQRINRSIYKMTLLAGIFLPLTFFTGLLGVNLGGMPGAQSPFGFWILVGLLVALAIGEFLYIRHSRRF comes from the coding sequence GTGGTCTATCGCAAGGACGACGATAAGGACGCGACGGCCCCGCCGGCGGGGGCCGAGGCCCCCGATCTGCTGTGGATCGTCGCCCTTGATGGCAAGGGCGGCTGCCGCGAGGTCGCCCTTGACGATGTTCCGGCCCTGATCGGCGGGCCGGAACGCCTGTGGATCCATCTGCATCGCGGCTGGCCCAAGGCCAATCGCTGGCTGAAGGAAGTTTTGGCGATCCCGCGCCCGGCCCGGCGCGATCTGTTGGCCGAAAGCACCCGCCCCGATAGCGCTTTCCTGGGCGAGGGGGTCTTGCTCAATATGCGCGGCATCAACGTCAATCCCGGCGCCGATCCCGAGGACATGGTGTCCCTGCGCCTGTGGATCACGACGTCGCTCATCATCACCAGCCGCGCCCGCTTCATCCTGGCGGCCAAGGATGTCCGCGCCCAATTGGCCCAGGGCCAGGGTCCGGTCGACTGCGGTGGGGTGGCCGCCGCCCTCGCCCTTGGTCTGGCCGAGCGCATGCAACCCTTCCTGCTCGAACTCGAAGACGCGATCTATGCGCTTGATGAACGCGACGAGGAACTGCGCGAGAACAATCCGCTGGTCGAAGAAGAGATCGAAGAGGGCCTCCATCAAAGCCGGATCGATATCGTCAGCCTGCGCCGCTACCTCGCTCCCCAACAGGCGGCCCTGACCCGTTTGATGGGCCATCCCCACCCGGCGCTCAGCGCCCAGGACCGGGAAATCCTCGGCGCGGCGCTCGCCACTTTCACCCGTTACGTTGAAGATCTGGATTCCTTGCGCGAACAGGCGGCCCTGCTGCGCGACCGCATCCAGCAGCGCGCCCAACAGCGGATAAACCGGTCGATTTACAAGATGACCCTGCTGGCCGGCATCTTCCTGCCACTGACCTTCTTCACCGGTCTGCTCGGCGTCAATCTGGGGGGCATGCCGGGCGCCCAATCGCCCTTCGGCTTCTGGATCCTGGTCGGCCTGCTGGTCGCCCTGGCCATCGGCGAATTCCTTTATATCCGCCACAGCCGCCGGTTTTGA
- the purB gene encoding adenylosuccinate lyase: MIPRYSRDRMAAIWAPENRFRIWFQIEAHACDALAAIGVIPAEAAKTVWEKGDLPYTPERVARIDAIEAEVKHDVIAFLTELSEHVGEPARFIHQGMTSSDVLDTCLAVQLTQAADLLLEDIDALLAALRTRAFEHKMTVCMGRSHGIHAEPVTMGLKFAGFHAEFQRARTRLVAARGEIATCAISGAVGTFANIDPRVEEHVAAKLGLLPEPLSTQVIPRDRHAQFFAVLGVIASSVERAALEIRHLQRTEVREVEEFFSKGQKGSSAMPHKRNPVLTENLTGLARMVRAYALPAMENVALWHERDISHSSVERMIGPDATVTLDFALARLTGVFTNLVIYPEAIDRTLNQMGGLVFSQRVLLALTQAGVSREEAYRIVQRNAMEVWNGQGGLLDRLKADAAVTDKLTPEALEELFDLGYHTKHVDTIFRRVFGDN, from the coding sequence ATGATTCCCCGCTATAGCCGCGACCGCATGGCCGCTATTTGGGCCCCGGAAAACCGCTTCCGCATCTGGTTCCAGATCGAAGCCCATGCCTGCGACGCCCTGGCGGCGATCGGCGTGATTCCGGCCGAGGCGGCGAAGACCGTCTGGGAAAAGGGCGACTTGCCCTATACGCCCGAGCGCGTGGCGCGCATCGACGCCATCGAAGCCGAGGTCAAGCACGACGTCATCGCTTTCCTGACCGAGCTTTCCGAACATGTCGGCGAGCCGGCGCGCTTCATCCATCAGGGCATGACCAGTTCGGACGTGCTCGATACCTGTCTGGCCGTTCAGCTTACCCAGGCCGCCGATCTTCTGCTCGAGGATATCGACGCCCTGCTCGCCGCCCTGCGCACCCGCGCCTTCGAGCATAAGATGACCGTCTGCATGGGCCGCAGCCACGGCATCCATGCCGAACCGGTGACCATGGGCCTGAAGTTCGCCGGTTTCCACGCCGAGTTCCAGCGCGCCCGCACCCGCTTGGTCGCCGCCCGGGGCGAAATCGCCACCTGCGCCATCTCGGGCGCCGTCGGCACCTTCGCCAATATCGATCCGCGGGTCGAAGAGCATGTCGCGGCCAAGCTGGGCTTGCTGCCCGAACCGCTGTCGACCCAGGTGATCCCGCGTGATCGCCACGCCCAGTTCTTCGCCGTGCTCGGCGTCATCGCCAGTTCGGTCGAACGCGCCGCCCTTGAAATCCGCCATCTCCAGCGCACCGAAGTGCGCGAGGTCGAGGAATTCTTCTCGAAGGGCCAGAAGGGCAGCTCGGCCATGCCCCATAAGCGCAACCCGGTGCTGACCGAGAACCTGACCGGCCTTGCCCGCATGGTCCGCGCCTATGCCCTGCCGGCGATGGAAAACGTCGCCCTCTGGCACGAGCGCGACATCTCGCATTCCTCGGTCGAACGGATGATCGGCCCCGACGCCACCGTCACCCTGGATTTCGCCCTCGCCCGGCTGACCGGGGTCTTCACCAATCTGGTGATCTATCCCGAGGCGATCGACCGCACCTTGAACCAGATGGGCGGGCTGGTCTTCAGCCAGCGCGTCCTGCTCGCCCTCACCCAGGCCGGGGTGTCGCGCGAAGAGGCCTATCGCATCGTCCAGCGCAACGCCATGGAGGTGTGGAACGGCCAGGGCGGCCTGCTCGATCGCCTGAAAGCCGATGCGGCGGTCACCGACAAGCTGACCCCGGAGGCTTTGGAAGAGCTGTTCGATCTGGGCTACCACACCAAACACGTCGACACCATCTTCCGTCGGGTCTTCGGCGACAATTAG
- a CDS encoding XRE family transcriptional regulator: MTGIHHDGFSARVRSVLEGQSARSFAQKAGIKSSTLQSILRGARPTVDNLVAIASASGVSIDWLATGGAPPPKLSAQDAPDGAAHPDVFWIPRYDTQLATGDGAFADRAVRTDTIALTAKVLGQGLEGLDLGNCLFFTVEGDSMAATLNDGDVALIHRETHWRDGLWAFSDGALCRLRRLQFSAEGVRVINDNREAYPPEFIPAHQWSLSHELVGRVRWAARSF; this comes from the coding sequence ATGACGGGAATACATCACGACGGATTTTCGGCCCGGGTTCGGTCGGTTTTGGAGGGACAAAGCGCGCGATCTTTCGCTCAAAAGGCGGGGATCAAAAGCAGCACGCTTCAAAGCATTCTTCGCGGCGCCCGCCCAACGGTCGACAATCTGGTGGCCATCGCCAGCGCCTCGGGCGTCAGCATCGACTGGCTGGCCACCGGCGGCGCCCCGCCCCCCAAGCTATCCGCGCAAGACGCGCCGGATGGCGCCGCCCATCCCGACGTTTTCTGGATCCCGCGCTATGATACGCAGCTGGCGACGGGCGACGGCGCCTTCGCCGATCGGGCGGTGCGCACCGACACCATCGCCCTCACCGCCAAGGTCCTCGGCCAGGGCCTGGAGGGCCTGGATCTTGGCAACTGCCTGTTTTTCACGGTCGAGGGCGATAGCATGGCCGCCACCCTCAATGATGGCGATGTCGCGCTGATCCACCGGGAAACCCATTGGCGCGACGGCCTTTGGGCCTTTTCCGATGGCGCGCTGTGCCGATTGCGGCGCTTGCAGTTCAGCGCCGAGGGGGTGCGGGTCATCAACGACAATCGCGAGGCCTATCCGCCCGAGTTCATCCCCGCCCACCAATGGTCGCTCTCCCATGAATTGGTCGGCCGGGTGCGCTGGGCCGCGCGCTCTTTCTAG
- a CDS encoding methyl-accepting chemotaxis protein gives MTARFKGKAFLSHGDPALAADVQELGRKSAALLGEANSHNLTEADRGLLARIESGVTAYFAAFSKIIGLQRQREEAYATLVSLGPDLDRAMAGLLDGVYGVGSIEATMEVAKTIRALQTARIHTTFFVLDGGLDRFGKAEESFHEVRDRLIRLRPSLGAGEEGQTIDGLLQRIAVYGRALEHLRGAVNARQDLVSGTMDVVGPQVSALTGEMQKRVGEEQMRLGAVVKDDIARGLAMGAGAIVLAILLGGGAAIVIGRSVAGPARALTLAMGRLADKDMAVDIPAVDQTDEIGRMAKAVLVFKENMIRADALDAKQKAEAERRDERAKRIMEINAAFDREVGGVIGVVSTATVQLRATSESMSAIAEETSAQAAAVSAAAEQASANVQTVSAAAEELSASIEEISRQVSNSTAVASEAADHAGQTREAVRNLEDSAAQIGEVVKIITNIANQTNLLALNATIEAARAGEAGKGFAVVAGEVKTLASQTAKATEEIAQRIAKVQEETEAAVTAIEAISAAIGTVREVSTSIASAVEEQNAATGEIARNVVEAAAGTREVSSTVVGVHQAATQSGGAAVEVQQAARDVDTQATLLRELITRFLAEVRAA, from the coding sequence ATGACCGCCCGCTTCAAGGGAAAAGCCTTTTTAAGCCATGGCGATCCCGCCCTTGCCGCCGATGTGCAAGAGCTTGGCCGCAAAAGCGCCGCTCTTCTGGGCGAGGCCAACAGCCATAACCTGACCGAGGCCGATCGCGGCCTTCTTGCCAGGATCGAAAGCGGGGTCACCGCCTATTTCGCCGCCTTCTCCAAGATCATCGGTCTGCAGCGCCAGCGCGAGGAGGCCTATGCCACCCTGGTCAGCCTGGGTCCCGATCTCGATCGGGCGATGGCCGGACTGCTTGATGGCGTTTATGGCGTCGGGTCGATCGAGGCGACGATGGAGGTTGCCAAGACGATCCGCGCCCTGCAGACCGCGCGCATCCACACCACCTTTTTCGTTCTCGACGGTGGGCTTGATCGCTTCGGCAAGGCCGAGGAATCCTTTCACGAGGTCCGCGACCGGCTGATCCGCCTGCGCCCGAGCCTCGGAGCGGGGGAGGAGGGGCAGACTATCGACGGTCTTCTTCAGCGGATCGCGGTCTATGGCCGGGCGCTAGAGCATCTTCGCGGCGCGGTGAACGCCCGCCAGGACTTGGTCAGCGGGACCATGGATGTGGTCGGCCCCCAGGTCTCGGCCCTGACCGGCGAGATGCAGAAGCGGGTGGGCGAGGAGCAGATGCGCCTGGGCGCCGTCGTCAAGGATGACATCGCCCGTGGTCTGGCGATGGGGGCCGGGGCGATCGTTCTGGCGATCCTTCTCGGCGGCGGCGCCGCCATCGTCATCGGCCGCAGCGTCGCCGGCCCCGCCCGGGCGCTGACCCTGGCGATGGGCCGTCTGGCCGACAAGGATATGGCGGTCGATATTCCGGCCGTCGACCAGACCGACGAGATCGGCCGCATGGCCAAGGCGGTTTTGGTGTTCAAGGAGAACATGATCCGCGCCGACGCCCTTGACGCCAAGCAAAAGGCCGAGGCGGAGCGCCGCGACGAAAGGGCCAAGAGGATCATGGAGATCAACGCCGCCTTCGATCGCGAGGTCGGCGGCGTGATCGGCGTGGTCTCGACGGCGACGGTGCAATTGCGCGCCACGTCGGAGAGCATGTCGGCGATCGCCGAGGAAACCAGCGCCCAGGCGGCGGCGGTTTCGGCGGCGGCCGAACAGGCCTCGGCCAATGTTCAGACGGTCAGCGCCGCGGCCGAGGAGCTTTCGGCCTCGATCGAGGAGATCTCGCGTCAGGTCAGCAATTCGACCGCCGTGGCCAGCGAAGCCGCCGACCATGCCGGCCAGACCCGCGAGGCCGTCCGCAATCTGGAGGATTCGGCCGCCCAGATCGGCGAGGTCGTCAAGATCATCACCAATATCGCCAATCAGACCAATCTGCTGGCCTTGAACGCCACGATCGAGGCGGCGCGGGCCGGCGAGGCGGGCAAGGGCTTCGCCGTGGTCGCCGGCGAGGTCAAGACCCTGGCCAGCCAGACGGCCAAGGCCACCGAGGAGATCGCCCAACGCATCGCCAAGGTGCAGGAGGAGACCGAGGCGGCGGTCACGGCGATCGAGGCGATCAGTGCGGCCATCGGCACGGTGCGCGAGGTCAGCACCTCGATCGCCAGCGCCGTCGAAGAGCAAAACGCCGCCACCGGTGAAATCGCCCGCAACGTTGTCGAGGCGGCGGCCGGCACCCGCGAAGTTTCAAGCACGGTGGTCGGCGTGCATCAGGCGGCCACCCAGTCCGGGGGCGCCGCCGTCGAGGTTCAGCAGGCGGCTCGCGACGTCGATACCCAGGCTACTTTGCTGCGCGAGTTGATCACCCGTTTCCTGGCAGAGGTGCGCGCCGCCTGA
- a CDS encoding substrate-binding periplasmic protein: MICKGARRLLGWGGVAALLGLGCLPALAAADPPAPTHRLVVSSTYWPPYAGSGLPDGGTVVAPIAAALREIGVILEVIYVPWPRAVSLFAEGDVDGFLPTYDRHGQSCQLSEPVLDTVLGFVERVDAPVRWASLSDLAGLRIGSVLGYSNSPEFDRLVASGVLTTEVVTNDLRNVLKVAAGRLALAIIDRDVFDHLMAHDPEARAVAHQVRFSRRVLAIRPIFLCLRASESMAEVLARINRALRFQTLGDP; the protein is encoded by the coding sequence GTGATCTGCAAGGGCGCCCGCAGGCTACTTGGGTGGGGAGGGGTGGCCGCGCTGCTTGGCCTTGGCTGCCTTCCCGCCCTGGCCGCGGCCGATCCGCCGGCGCCGACCCACCGGCTTGTCGTGTCATCGACCTATTGGCCTCCCTATGCCGGATCAGGATTGCCCGACGGGGGAACGGTCGTCGCTCCGATCGCCGCCGCCTTGCGCGAGATCGGGGTGATTCTGGAGGTCATCTATGTTCCCTGGCCGCGCGCGGTCAGCCTGTTTGCCGAAGGCGATGTCGATGGCTTCCTGCCGACCTATGATCGCCATGGTCAATCCTGTCAGCTGTCCGAGCCGGTTCTTGACACGGTGCTCGGGTTCGTCGAACGGGTCGACGCGCCGGTTCGCTGGGCGTCGTTGAGCGATCTCGCCGGTCTGCGGATCGGGTCGGTCTTGGGCTATTCGAATTCGCCCGAGTTCGACCGCCTGGTCGCCAGCGGGGTGCTGACCACCGAGGTGGTGACGAATGATCTTCGCAATGTTCTGAAGGTTGCCGCCGGACGGCTGGCCCTGGCCATCATCGATCGCGATGTGTTCGATCACCTGATGGCCCATGACCCTGAAGCGCGGGCGGTGGCCCATCAGGTGCGCTTCAGCCGGCGGGTTTTGGCGATCCGGCCGATTTTTCTTTGCCTGCGCGCCTCGGAGAGCATGGCCGAGGTCCTCGCCCGGATCAATCGCGCCTTGCGTTTTCAGACCTTGGGCGATCCGTGA
- a CDS encoding helix-turn-helix domain-containing protein, with amino-acid sequence MVQLIERLHRHFLDVIRAELRRLNVEDINAVQALLLHNVGTEDVVIRDLKDRGYYHGSNVSYNIKKLTETGYIAQERSAHDRRATRLRLTDKGLALCEALRAMQSRLAGLLPDQGLDDSSLSMANGALLRLERAWTDHIRFGAN; translated from the coding sequence ATGGTGCAATTGATCGAAAGATTGCACCGCCACTTTCTTGATGTGATTCGCGCCGAGCTGCGGCGCCTGAACGTGGAAGATATCAACGCCGTCCAGGCCCTTCTTCTTCATAACGTCGGGACCGAAGATGTGGTGATCCGCGATCTCAAGGATCGCGGCTATTACCATGGCTCGAACGTGTCCTATAACATCAAGAAGCTCACGGAAACCGGCTATATCGCCCAGGAGCGCAGCGCCCACGATCGCCGGGCCACCCGCCTGCGTTTGACGGACAAGGGCTTGGCCCTGTGCGAGGCCCTGCGCGCCATGCAATCGCGTCTGGCCGGCCTGTTGCCCGACCAGGGGCTTGATGACTCGTCGCTGTCAATGGCCAATGGCGCCCTGCTCCGCCTGGAGCGGGCCTGGACCGATCATATCCGCTTCGGCGCCAACTGA
- a CDS encoding ChrR family anti-sigma-E factor has product MTLSHHPSESLLAAYAAGVLGEGASLIVAAHLTLCPHCRGAVDHLEALGGALLEEMAPLALAEGALDAVLARLDTPAAPSPTRATASRLPPPMGEAALLPAPLRRHLADPSAATLPWRAIAPGIRQIALLPRTAGGGNAHLLKIAPKTALPRHGHHGQEYTLVLAGAFQDRSERFARGDVAEVEADRVHQPITDGQDCLCLVVTEGPLRYMGMIPRLMQPFTGF; this is encoded by the coding sequence ATGACCCTGTCCCACCACCCGAGCGAAAGCCTGCTCGCCGCCTATGCGGCGGGAGTCCTGGGCGAGGGGGCGAGCCTGATCGTCGCCGCCCATCTGACCCTCTGCCCGCATTGCCGGGGTGCCGTCGACCATCTGGAGGCCCTGGGCGGGGCGCTTCTCGAGGAGATGGCCCCCTTGGCTTTGGCCGAGGGCGCCCTCGACGCCGTTCTCGCCCGCCTCGACACCCCGGCCGCCCCGTCCCCGACCCGCGCCACGGCTTCCCGCCTGCCGCCGCCCATGGGCGAGGCGGCCCTGCTGCCCGCCCCCTTGCGCCGTCACCTTGCCGATCCTTCGGCCGCCACCTTGCCGTGGAGGGCGATCGCCCCGGGCATCCGGCAGATTGCCCTGTTGCCGCGCACCGCCGGCGGAGGCAATGCCCATTTGTTAAAGATCGCCCCCAAGACCGCCCTTCCCCGGCACGGTCACCATGGGCAGGAATACACCCTGGTGCTGGCGGGGGCCTTTCAGGATCGCTCGGAGCGCTTCGCCCGGGGGGATGTCGCCGAGGTCGAAGCCGACAGGGTCCACCAACCGATCACCGACGGCCAGGATTGCCTGTGTCTGGTCGTGACAGAAGGCCCTTTGCGCTACATGGGCATGATCCCGCGCCTGATGCAGCCCTTCACCGGTTTCTAA
- a CDS encoding sigma-70 family RNA polymerase sigma factor, translated as MPSPTAPGSTATPASPAPPPSPAADGADHGALIVAIARSGDRAAFATLFTHYAPRLKSYLRRLGANDASAEEVAQEALLMVWRKAERFDPTKAGAATWIFTIARNLRIDMLRKERRPEIDPEDPLLEPSSPDAADILIEKDQRETRVRTALRSLPADQAEVVRLAFFEDLTHVEVADRLGLPLGTVKSRLRLAFSKVRGSVGDEVR; from the coding sequence ATGCCCAGTCCGACCGCGCCCGGTTCGACGGCGACCCCGGCCTCCCCGGCCCCTCCCCCCTCTCCCGCCGCCGACGGCGCCGATCACGGCGCGCTGATCGTCGCCATCGCCCGCTCGGGCGATCGCGCCGCCTTCGCCACGCTTTTCACCCACTACGCCCCGCGGTTGAAATCCTATCTGCGGCGCCTGGGTGCCAATGACGCCAGCGCCGAGGAAGTGGCCCAGGAGGCGTTGTTGATGGTCTGGCGCAAGGCCGAGCGCTTCGATCCGACGAAAGCGGGAGCCGCGACCTGGATTTTCACCATCGCGCGTAATCTGCGCATCGACATGTTGCGTAAGGAGAGACGACCCGAGATCGACCCCGAGGATCCCTTGCTCGAACCCTCAAGTCCCGATGCGGCCGATATCCTCATCGAAAAGGACCAGCGCGAGACCCGGGTGCGAACGGCTTTGCGATCCCTGCCCGCCGATCAGGCCGAGGTGGTCAGGCTGGCTTTTTTCGAAGATCTGACCCACGTCGAAGTTGCCGATCGTCTTGGCCTACCCCTTGGAACCGTGAAATCCCGTTTGCGTTTGGCCTTTTCCAAGGTGCGCGGATCTGTTGGAGACGAAGTGCGATGA